Proteins from a genomic interval of Lycium ferocissimum isolate CSIRO_LF1 chromosome 2, AGI_CSIRO_Lferr_CH_V1, whole genome shotgun sequence:
- the LOC132047985 gene encoding protein SMALL AUXIN UP-REGULATED RNA 12-like gives MALKKATQTAALKQILKKCSTFGKNENGLPHDVPKGHFVVYVGENRSRYIIPISWLTHPGFQSLLQRAEEEFGFNHDMGITIPCDEDHFCSLISNSS, from the coding sequence atggCTCTAAAGAAAGCAACTCAAACAGCAGCACTCAAACAAATCCTCAAAAAGTGTTCTACCtttggaaaaaatgaaaatggccTGCCCCATGATGTCCCAAAAGGACACTTTGTGGTATATGTGGGAGAAAATAGGAGCAGATACATAATTCCCATTTCTTGGTTGACACATCCTGGATTTCAAAGCTTGCTTCAAAGGGCTGAAGAAGAGTTTGGATTTAACCATGATATGGGAATTACTATTCCTTGTGATGAAGATCATTTCTGCTCTCTAATTTCAAACTCAAGTTGA